Within Actinoplanes sp. L3-i22, the genomic segment GGGAGGACTTCGAGCCGGCCGTGGCGCGCAGCGCCGAGCTGCTGCAGAACGAGCTGGACCGCTTCGAGGGCCTGCTCACCGACCTGCTGGAGATCAGCCGGTTCGACGCCGGGTTCGCCGCGCTCGACTCCGAGCACGCCGACCTGGTGCCGATCGTCGAGCGGGTCGCCGAGCGGCTCGCCGGCCTGGCCGAGCGGGTCGGCGTCGAGCTGGAACTGCACCTGCCCGAGGGCCCGGTGATCGCCGAGGTGGATCCGCGCCGGGTCGAGCGGGTGCTGCGCAACCTGGTCGGCAACGCGGTCGAGCACGGCGAGGCCCGGCCGGTGCAGATCACCATGGCCACCGACGACGCGGCGGTCTCGATCACCGTGCGGGACCACGGCATCGGCCTGAAGCCCGGCGAGGAGCGCCTGGTCTTCAACCGGTTCTGGCGGGCCGACCCGTCCCGGGCCCGGCAGACCGGCGGCACCGGCCTGGGCCTGTCGATCAGCGCCGAGGACGCCCGGCTGCACGGCGGCTGGCTGGAGGCGTGGGGCGCGCCCGGCGAGGGCTCCCAGTTCCGGCTCACGCTGCCGATCCGGGCGGGGGACCGGCTGGTCGCCGCCCCGCTGCCGTTGATTCCCCGGGACCGCACCGCGGAGGTGGGCTGATGCGCCGTCGGAACGCTCGCCCGGTCGTGCTGCCGGCCGCCGTCGCGCTGGTCGCGCTGCTGACCGGCGGCTGCGGGATCCCGGACGAGTCCGGCGTGACAGTGGTCGGGGCCGGCCCGTCCGCCGGGATCACCTCCGGCGGCGAGCGGGACCCGGGCCAGATCGCCCGGGACGCCACCGACGACCGCGCCCAGTTCGTGGAGAACTACCTGCGCGTCGCGGCCGGCGACCTGGACTCCGCGGCCGACCGGATGCGCACGTTCATGACCAAGGACGTGGCGGCCAAGTTCGACCCCAAGGGCACCGGCCTGACGGTGGTCCGGCTGACCCAGGCGCCGCTGGTCACCCCGGGCAGCGACGTGGTCGAGCTCTCCTACGAGCAGGTCGGCACGCTGGACAAGTTCGGCCTGCTGGAGCCGGCCACCGAGGCCCGCCGGGGCAGTTACAAGATCAAAGTGGGCTTCGCCGCCGGCCAGTCCGGCTCCGGGCTGTACGTCACCGACCCGCCGCCCGGCCTGCTGATCAGCGACGACGCGCTGAACAGCTACTACGAAGAGCGCACCATCTACTTCTGGAACACCGACTACACCGGGCTGGTGCCGGACGTCCGCTACATGCCGGACACGGTGCCCGCCGAGCAGCGCCCCACCACGATCATGACCTGGCTGCTGAACGGGCCGGCCCCCTGGCTCTCGGTCTCCGACCTGGCCGACGGCACCACGCTGATCGGCAAGGTGGTCGAGGTCAGCGACAACAAGCTGCAGATCACGCTGAGCACGCAGGCGCTGCCGGCGACCGACTCGGCGCTGCCGCTGAGCCGGCTGCGCCAGCAGATCCAGTGGTCGCTGCGGCCGCTGCTGCCCTCCACCACCCAGCTGGTGCTCAAGGTCGGCCTGCAGGTCGCCGGGTCGTACTCGGGTGAGGACTACGTCGCCAGCAACCCCGGCGCCCAGCTGGACGCGGACCCCGAGCGGTTCGTGGTCTACGCCGGCAAGATCCGCCGGATCTCCGGGTCGGCCAACGCGCCCGCCCAGGTGCCGGTGCTGGAGCCGGAGCAGAACAAGGACGTCCGGCTCGCCGCGATGAGCGCCTCCACCTCGCACACCTTCGCGGCCGTGGTGACCCGGGCCGGCGGCAAGTCGGACGTGCTCCGGGTGGCCTCCGCCGCGACCGGGGCGCAGGCCGCGCTGCAGCCGATCAGCGGGCTGTCCGGCACGCTCGGCACGCCGGCCTGGGCGATCACCGAGCCGGACCAGGCCGACGGCGCGATCGGCCTGATCACCGCGGGCGGCAAGCTCTACTCCTTCGGCCCGAAGAAGGGCCCGGCCCAGCCGATCCCGTGGACCGGGCCGGGCACCACGATCAGCGCGCTCGCGGTGGCGCCGGACGGCCGCCGGGTGCTCCTGGTGGTCGACGGCAAGCTGTACCGCGCGGCGCTCACCACCAGCGGGGACACCCCGGCACTGGACAGCCCGCAGCAGATCCGGCCGGCCGCGCTGCTGTCGGTGACCGCGGTCGGCTTCAACAGCGAGGGCTGGCTGACCGTGGCCGGTGTCCGCTCCTCGGACAAGCGGACGACGATCGTGGACGTGTCGATCGACGGCGCGCTGCAGACCGGGCGGCTGGCCGACCTCGGCGACAAGCCGGTGGAGTCGCTGACCGTGTACCCGGCGAACCCGCTCACCTCGAACCCGAACACCGGCCGGGCGTACTCGCGGTTCGTGTCGTACTCGTACGAGGGCAAGGCCTGGGAGGCGCTCGCCGGGCCCAAGGCGATCGGCGCGGATCAGGTGGCCGGCCAGGCCCCCGACCCGGCCGCCGACGCGGTCCCGACCGCCCCCTTCTACCTGGAATGAGCGGCCGGCCCCGGCTGCCTGGAGTGCGCGGCCGGCTTCTTCCGCCTGGAAAGCGCGGCCGGGCATGACCGGCGTCCTCGCTGAGTTGGCCGACCTGGTGCTGCCGGGCGCGTGCGCGGGCTGCGGCGCGGAGCGCACCCGGCTGCGGCAGGGCGCCTGCGCGGCCTGTGTGACCGAGCTGGAGGGGCTGCGACCGGCCTGGTCGGCGCCGAGCCCGCCGCCGCCCGGCTTTCCGCCCTGCATGGCCGTGGGGCCGTACGGGGGCGCGCTGCGCGGGGCGTTGCTGGCGTACAAGGAGAAGGGTCGTCATCGTCTGGCCCGGCCGCTGGGCGCGCTGCTCGCCGGTGCCGTCGCGGCCGTCGCGCCGCGGGACCGCCCGGTGCTGATCGTGCCCGTCCCGTCCACCCGGGCGGCCCGCCGGGAGCGGTACGGCGACCACATGACCCGGCTGAGCACGCACGCCGCGGACCGGTTGCGGGCGGCCGGCTGGACGGCCCGGGTCGAGCAGCCGCTGCGGGCGCTGCCCAGGCCTGACTCCACGTCACTGGACGCCGCCGCACGGTCGATCACCGCTGTCAATTCGCTGCGAATCCGCCCCGCTCGAATCCGTAATTTGCGGCGCGGCGACGCCTGGCGAGGCACGCTGGTGGTAGCGGACGACATCGTCACCACCGGGGCCACGCTGGCCGCCGCGGTACGTCGTCTAGAGGAGGCGGGCATGCAGGTCACGGGCGCCGCGGTGCTGGCAGCGACACAACTTCGCCGAAACCGTCCGGGAATTTGACTGCAGTCAAGCCTGCGTGCGCCGATAGAGGCGAACGTCAGCCATCCGGTATCCCCAACGAGGGGTGACTCGCAGGGATCGGCAGGTTAGCGTCTAGGTGACGAGGGTAGGGTTCATCAACTTACCCGCCACCGGGAACAGCGATTCTCGCCGTACCGGAAAGGAGTCGTCTCACTACGTTTGCCGCGTCGTTTTTTCTTCCAGGCGCGCGGCGTCCTTCTCAAGCAACACGATGCGCCGGCAGCCCGGCGCCCCATGAATTCACGTTGGGGGAGGTCACGAGTGGACATTGTCGTCAAGGGCCGCAACGTAGAGGTTCCCGACCACTATCGAGAGCATGTCGCCGAGAAGCTGAGCAAGGTCGAGCGGTACGACCAGAAGCTGATCCGGGTCGACGTCGAGCTGTTCCACGAACGCAATCCGCGCCAGGCCGACACCTGCCAGCGCGTCGAGATCACGGTCATGACCAAGGGACCGGTGGTCCGGGCCGAAGCTCAGGCCCAGGATTTCTACGCAGCTCTGGACTGCGCCTTCAGCAAGTTGGACGCCCGGTTGCGCCGTTCCGCCGACCGTCGCCGCGTCCACCGCGGACGGCACGCGCCGGTCTCCGTCGCCGCCGCCACCGCGAACCTTCCCACCGACCTGACCAAGGGTGGCACCGCCACGCTGACCGCTGAGCCAGAGGTCGAGGAACTGGTCGAGCACGACGACGGCCAGCCATGGCGCATCGTGCGCGAGAAAGAGCACTCCGGCGAGCCGATGACCGTCGACGACGCGCTCTTCCAGATGGAACTCGTCGGGCACGACTTCTATCTGTTCCAGGACAAGGAAAGCGGCCGGCCCAGCGTCGTCTATCGCCGGCGCGGCTACGACTACGGCATTCTCAGCCTGGCTGGGTGACCTCCTCGCCGGAGGCCTGCGCCAGCAGGTCTTCGGCGAGCAGCACGAACTGGACGTCATCGTGGCGGGCGCCGGCCATGCCGGGCAGCCGGGAGCGCAGGTACGCCTCGCGCCGGAACCCGGCCTTCGTCAGCACCCGTTGCGACGCCAGATTGTCCGGGAACGTGCCGGCGATCAGCCGGGCGATGCCGGTCTCCGCGAACGCCCAGAGCGCGAGCAGCTTCGCGGCCCGGGTGGTCATCCCACGGCCACGGAACTCCGGCATCAGGCTGTACCCGATCATCGCCTGTCCGGTGCGCGGCTCCTGGTAGTAAAGCGACATCTCGCCGGCCGGGCGACCGCTCGCGGCGTCCACCACGACCATGTCGGCACGGCTGCCGGCCAGCCAGTGCGAGGGCGCCCAGGAGCAGCGCAGGCGCACCTCGGCCGCGCTCGGGGCGGTCGGCGGCACCCCGCTCGCCACGATGTCCGGCAGGCTGTGCAGCTCGGTGTAGAACGGCACGTCGTCCTCGCTGAGCGGGCGCAGCGTGACCACGCCGTCGGTCAGCTCGCCGCCGGGCAGATCCGGCAGCAGCCGCTCGGCCGGCTCGCCGGAGTCGATCGCCAGCCGGGCGTAGACCAGCGCGTCGTCGTGCCCGCCGGCCGGGTTCGGCAGCGCGCCGCGCCGCTCGCCCTCCCGGGTGAAGCCGGCCGCCAGCGCGACCCGCTGGGCCAGCGGATTGTCCTGCTGGATCAGCAGCTCCAGGCGGTGCAACCGGGGGATCCCGGGCGCGCCGTCGCCGAAGACCCGCTCGCCGAGGGTGCGCAGGGCGGCGGTCGCGATGCCGCGGCGGCGCGCGTGCGGCCCGACCCAGAACCGGGCCTCCGCTGCGCCTCGCCCGGGCAGCAGGTGGTCCAGCTCGATCCCGCCGGCCGGGTAGCCGGCGCCTCCGGCGGTTATCACGTACGCATAATCGCTGGTCGTGCCCGGCAGCCGCGGAAGGAAGCGGCGGCCGAGGTGATCCTCGCGTGTCGCGGCGAAAGCCGCCTCGTCCTGCGGGCCGAAGGCGCGCAGTCCCACCTCGTTCTCCTGATCCACCGGGACATCCTTTCTCAGACTCGCCCGGGCGCCAAACAGGTTCGAATCGGTCGCCAACTGCGCTGTCAGCGAACTTCCTGCCCCGTTTAATCCCTTTTGCGAGATTACTGGGAGGCTCGGGTCACAGCGCTCGGAAGAAGATGCCTACGATGGTTCGGCAGACTGTCTAGGGGAGCGCTGACCCGTGTCGATATTGGAAAAGATCCTCCGTGCCGGTGAAGGCCGCATGGTACGCCGGCTCAAGGCGATCGCGGACGCGGTCAACTCGATCGAGGATGACTACGTCGACCTCACCGACGACGAGTTGCGCGAGTGCACCGAGGCGTTCAAGGAGCGCTATCAGGAAGGCGAGGCACTCGACTCGTTGCTTCCCGAGGCGTTCGCGGTGGCCCGGGAGGGCGCCAAGCGGGTGCTCGGGCAGCG encodes:
- the hpf gene encoding ribosome hibernation-promoting factor, HPF/YfiA family, whose product is MDIVVKGRNVEVPDHYREHVAEKLSKVERYDQKLIRVDVELFHERNPRQADTCQRVEITVMTKGPVVRAEAQAQDFYAALDCAFSKLDARLRRSADRRRVHRGRHAPVSVAAATANLPTDLTKGGTATLTAEPEVEELVEHDDGQPWRIVREKEHSGEPMTVDDALFQMELVGHDFYLFQDKESGRPSVVYRRRGYDYGILSLAG
- a CDS encoding ComF family protein — protein: MTGVLAELADLVLPGACAGCGAERTRLRQGACAACVTELEGLRPAWSAPSPPPPGFPPCMAVGPYGGALRGALLAYKEKGRHRLARPLGALLAGAVAAVAPRDRPVLIVPVPSTRAARRERYGDHMTRLSTHAADRLRAAGWTARVEQPLRALPRPDSTSLDAAARSITAVNSLRIRPARIRNLRRGDAWRGTLVVADDIVTTGATLAAAVRRLEEAGMQVTGAAVLAATQLRRNRPGI
- a CDS encoding GNAT family N-acetyltransferase — encoded protein: MDQENEVGLRAFGPQDEAAFAATREDHLGRRFLPRLPGTTSDYAYVITAGGAGYPAGGIELDHLLPGRGAAEARFWVGPHARRRGIATAALRTLGERVFGDGAPGIPRLHRLELLIQQDNPLAQRVALAAGFTREGERRGALPNPAGGHDDALVYARLAIDSGEPAERLLPDLPGGELTDGVVTLRPLSEDDVPFYTELHSLPDIVASGVPPTAPSAAEVRLRCSWAPSHWLAGSRADMVVVDAASGRPAGEMSLYYQEPRTGQAMIGYSLMPEFRGRGMTTRAAKLLALWAFAETGIARLIAGTFPDNLASQRVLTKAGFRREAYLRSRLPGMAGARHDDVQFVLLAEDLLAQASGEEVTQPG
- a CDS encoding LpqB family beta-propeller domain-containing protein, with translation MRRRNARPVVLPAAVALVALLTGGCGIPDESGVTVVGAGPSAGITSGGERDPGQIARDATDDRAQFVENYLRVAAGDLDSAADRMRTFMTKDVAAKFDPKGTGLTVVRLTQAPLVTPGSDVVELSYEQVGTLDKFGLLEPATEARRGSYKIKVGFAAGQSGSGLYVTDPPPGLLISDDALNSYYEERTIYFWNTDYTGLVPDVRYMPDTVPAEQRPTTIMTWLLNGPAPWLSVSDLADGTTLIGKVVEVSDNKLQITLSTQALPATDSALPLSRLRQQIQWSLRPLLPSTTQLVLKVGLQVAGSYSGEDYVASNPGAQLDADPERFVVYAGKIRRISGSANAPAQVPVLEPEQNKDVRLAAMSASTSHTFAAVVTRAGGKSDVLRVASAATGAQAALQPISGLSGTLGTPAWAITEPDQADGAIGLITAGGKLYSFGPKKGPAQPIPWTGPGTTISALAVAPDGRRVLLVVDGKLYRAALTTSGDTPALDSPQQIRPAALLSVTAVGFNSEGWLTVAGVRSSDKRTTIVDVSIDGALQTGRLADLGDKPVESLTVYPANPLTSNPNTGRAYSRFVSYSYEGKAWEALAGPKAIGADQVAGQAPDPAADAVPTAPFYLE